A stretch of the Carassius carassius chromosome 6, fCarCar2.1, whole genome shotgun sequence genome encodes the following:
- the LOC132141860 gene encoding caskin-1-like translates to MSRRKVGVARQTQVEGEPQDGDRRQTEVESQGLLKVAETEGSASGDMVQLRLEETSASFAAALEVVEEKIKKDDSTIVYNKSTVNILDDIGSMFDDLADQLEAMLD, encoded by the exons ATGAGCAGGAGGAAGGTAGGTGTAGCCAGGCAGACACAAGTAGAGGGTGAACCACAAGATGGAGATAGAAGACAGACAGAGGTGGAAAGCCAAGGGTTATTGAAGGTTGCTGAAACTGAGGGATCTGCTTCAGGGGACATGGTACAACTCAGACTGGAGGAGACCAGTGCCTCCTTTGCTGCTGCTCTAGAAGTGGTGGAGGAGAAGATTAAGAAAGATGACAG CACCATTGTGTACAACAAGAGCACAGTCAACATTCTTGATGATATTGGCAGCATGTTTGATGATCTTGCGGACCAGTTGGAGGCCATGCTAGATTAA